The proteins below come from a single Caenibius sp. WL genomic window:
- a CDS encoding GreA/GreB family elongation factor, protein MKPASNPITPAGLAAMKARYDHLLGTERPEIVEIVSWAAGNGDRSENGDYLYGRKRMREIDRELAHLSRRMKAARVIDPAEQPDMSRAWFGATVTIADEDDDHRTITLVGDDEQDAGAGRIGWSSPMARALRGAAVGDLRQVRLPGGEKEWEVIAIAYAGHG, encoded by the coding sequence ATGAAGCCCGCCAGCAATCCCATCACCCCGGCGGGGCTTGCCGCGATGAAAGCGCGGTACGATCACCTGCTGGGGACGGAACGGCCCGAAATCGTCGAGATCGTCAGTTGGGCCGCCGGCAACGGCGACCGCAGCGAAAACGGCGACTATCTCTATGGCCGCAAGCGGATGCGCGAGATCGATCGGGAACTGGCCCATCTGTCGCGGCGGATGAAAGCCGCCCGGGTGATCGATCCCGCCGAACAGCCGGACATGTCGCGCGCGTGGTTCGGCGCCACGGTGACCATCGCCGACGAGGATGACGATCACCGCACGATCACGCTGGTCGGCGATGACGAGCAAGATGCCGGCGCGGGCCGCATCGGGTGGAGTTCCCCGATGGCGCGGGCGCTGCGCGGCGCGGCGGTGGGCGATCTGCGCCAGGTCCGCCTGCCGGGCGGCGAAAAGGAATGGGAAGTGATCGCCATTGCCTATGCCGGGCACGGCTGA
- the smpB gene encoding SsrA-binding protein SmpB, translating to MARPKPSTFDKKKTVAENRRARFDYHIEETFEAGIALTGTEVKSLRFGEGSISEAYAEIKGNECWLINSNVPEFSHGNRFNHEPKRPRKLLLHEREIARLHGAVERKGMTLVPLSVYFNSRGRAKVELALAKGKQTHDKRASIKERDWKRDQARIMRERG from the coding sequence ATGGCACGCCCCAAACCCTCGACATTCGACAAAAAGAAAACCGTCGCCGAAAATCGCCGCGCGCGGTTCGATTATCATATCGAGGAAACTTTCGAGGCCGGCATCGCCCTGACCGGCACCGAAGTGAAATCGCTGCGTTTCGGCGAAGGGTCGATCAGCGAAGCCTATGCCGAGATCAAAGGCAACGAATGCTGGCTGATCAATTCCAACGTGCCCGAATTCAGCCACGGCAACCGCTTCAACCATGAGCCGAAGCGGCCGCGCAAGCTGCTGCTGCACGAACGGGAAATCGCCCGCCTGCACGGCGCGGTGGAGCGCAAGGGCATGACCCTTGTGCCGCTGTCGGTCTATTTCAATTCGCGCGGGCGGGCCAAAGTCGAACTGGCGCTGGCCAAGGGCAAGCAGACGCACGACAAGCGCGCCAGCATCAAGGAACGCGACTGGAAACGCGATCAGGCGCGCATCATGCGCGAGCGCGGTTGA
- a CDS encoding argininosuccinate synthase: MAKNSDIKRVVLAYSGGLDTSVILKWLQVTYNCEVVTFTADLGQGEELEPARKKAELMGIKPEHIYIDDLREEFVRDFVFPMMRANARYEGDYLLGTSIARPLISKRLIEIARETGADAVAHGATGKGNDQVRFELSCYALDPDIKVIAPWREWDLTSRTALIAWAEQHQIPVPKDKRGESPFSTDANLLHTSSEGKVLEDPWEETPDYVYSRTVNPEDAPDQPEYITIDFEKGDGVALNGEAMSPATLLTALNELGRKHGIGRLDLVENRFVGMKSRGMYETPGGEIYARAHRGIEQITLDRGAAHLKDELMPKYAELIYNGFWFAPEREMLQAAIDTSQEKVSGTVRLKLYKGMASVVGRKSPNSLYSERHVTFEDDAGAYDQKDAEGFIKLNALRLRLLAKRDR; encoded by the coding sequence ATGGCGAAGAATTCCGATATCAAGCGCGTCGTCCTTGCATACTCCGGCGGCCTCGACACCAGCGTGATCCTCAAATGGCTGCAGGTGACCTACAACTGCGAGGTGGTCACGTTCACCGCCGATCTCGGCCAGGGTGAAGAGCTTGAACCGGCGCGCAAGAAAGCCGAACTGATGGGGATCAAGCCCGAGCATATCTATATCGACGATCTGCGCGAGGAATTCGTGCGCGATTTCGTTTTCCCGATGATGCGCGCCAACGCCCGCTATGAAGGCGATTACCTGCTCGGCACCTCGATCGCCCGCCCGCTGATTTCCAAGCGGCTGATCGAAATCGCCAGGGAAACCGGGGCCGACGCAGTGGCTCACGGCGCGACCGGCAAGGGCAACGATCAGGTGCGCTTCGAACTGTCGTGCTATGCGCTCGATCCGGATATCAAAGTGATCGCGCCGTGGCGCGAATGGGATCTCACCAGCCGCACCGCGCTGATCGCCTGGGCCGAACAGCACCAGATTCCGGTGCCGAAGGACAAGCGCGGCGAAAGCCCCTTCTCCACAGACGCCAATCTCCTGCACACCTCCTCCGAAGGCAAAGTGCTGGAAGACCCGTGGGAAGAAACCCCGGACTACGTCTATTCGCGCACGGTCAATCCGGAAGACGCGCCGGACCAGCCGGAATACATCACCATCGATTTCGAGAAGGGCGACGGCGTGGCGCTGAACGGCGAGGCGATGAGCCCGGCCACACTGCTGACCGCGCTCAACGAACTGGGCCGCAAGCATGGCATCGGCCGGCTCGATCTGGTCGAGAACCGCTTCGTCGGCATGAAGAGCCGCGGCATGTACGAAACGCCGGGCGGCGAAATCTACGCCCGGGCCCATCGTGGGATCGAGCAGATCACGCTCGATCGCGGCGCAGCGCATCTCAAGGATGAGCTGATGCCGAAGTATGCCGAACTGATCTACAACGGCTTCTGGTTCGCGCCGGAGCGCGAAATGCTGCAGGCCGCGATCGACACCAGCCAGGAAAAGGTCTCCGGCACCGTCCGGCTCAAGCTCTACAAGGGGATGGCCAGCGTGGTCGGCCGGAAGAGCCCGAACAGCCTCTACTCCGAACGCCACGTCACGTTCGAGGACGACGCGGGCGCATACGACCAGAAGGACGCGGAAGGCTTCATCAAGCTCAACGCCCTGCGTTTGCGCCTGCTCGCCAAGCGCGACCGCTAA
- the dapA gene encoding 4-hydroxy-tetrahydrodipicolinate synthase encodes MFSGSIPALVTPFRDGAFDEAAFRRLVDWQIASGSTALVPCGTTGEASTLSNEEHHRVIEVCVDQVAGRVPVIAGCGSNDTRTALMHMEFSRKCGASAALVVAPYYNRPNQQGLIAHFSYLAENGDLPIVVYNVPGRTVTDIAPETVIELANRYPDTIIGIKDASGDLSRVTDHRMGISGQFCQLSGDDELWLPHSAAGGVGCISVSANVAPRLCADFQAAIAANDLARARELNDKLYPLHYAMFEDASPGPVKYALTRVHDWMSEDMRLPMTPCSAAAREAVDAALAHAGLV; translated from the coding sequence ATGTTTTCCGGTTCCATTCCGGCTTTGGTTACACCTTTTCGCGACGGTGCGTTCGATGAGGCGGCTTTTCGCCGCCTGGTCGACTGGCAGATCGCAAGCGGATCGACCGCGCTGGTCCCCTGCGGGACCACGGGCGAAGCATCGACGCTGAGCAACGAGGAACACCACCGGGTCATCGAAGTGTGCGTCGATCAGGTGGCGGGCCGCGTGCCGGTGATCGCGGGCTGTGGCTCCAACGACACCCGCACCGCGCTGATGCACATGGAATTTTCGCGCAAGTGCGGGGCCAGCGCGGCGCTGGTCGTGGCGCCTTATTACAACCGCCCCAACCAGCAGGGGCTGATCGCCCATTTCTCCTATCTGGCGGAAAACGGCGATCTGCCGATCGTGGTGTACAACGTGCCCGGCCGCACGGTGACGGATATCGCCCCGGAAACCGTGATCGAACTGGCCAACCGCTATCCGGACACCATCATCGGGATCAAGGATGCCAGCGGCGACCTGTCGCGCGTGACCGATCACCGCATGGGTATCTCCGGGCAGTTCTGCCAGCTTTCGGGTGACGATGAACTGTGGCTGCCGCACAGCGCGGCGGGCGGCGTGGGCTGCATTTCGGTGTCGGCCAATGTCGCGCCGCGCCTCTGCGCCGATTTTCAGGCGGCGATCGCGGCCAACGATCTGGCCCGCGCGCGGGAACTGAACGACAAGCTCTACCCGCTGCATTACGCGATGTTCGAGGATGCCTCGCCCGGCCCGGTGAAGTATGCGCTGACCCGCGTGCACGACTGGATGAGCGAGGACATGCGCCTGCCGATGACCCCGTGCAGCGCCGCCGCGCGCGAAGCGGTGGACGCCGCGCTGGCGCACGCCGGGCTGGTATAA
- a CDS encoding cyclopropane-fatty-acyl-phospholipid synthase family protein codes for MFERLLDSALRKGIRKGVLEIVHADGRETRVGSPEPGYPEVRIRLTDKQVAREVVTDQSLGAGEAYMDGRLIIERGDVMGLVTLIGANNPFERRRKGRAGLLKRGRNAINARLRESNRLARARSNISHHYDIGNDLYRLMLDPDHMQYSCAYWPRNGMTLNQAQEAKLAHIAAKLAITPGNKVLDIGCGWGGMAIYLARHLDCSVTGITLSTEQLALARERAEEAGVAGRVRFELIDYRKLARSGERFDRIVSVGMFEHVGRPQFDTFFEAVSDLLADDGVMLLHTIGRMGQPSRTDKFTDRYIFPGGYIPALSEIIGSSEKFRLIPADIETLRLHYAKTLRTWYDNCHANRAAIEKMYDERFFRMWTFYLSGSTAAFETGGMCNYQVQYIRNRHALPITRDYLADAEKALLAPSPVAGNPIP; via the coding sequence ATGTTCGAACGGCTGCTGGACAGCGCACTGCGCAAGGGAATCAGAAAAGGCGTGCTGGAAATCGTGCACGCCGATGGGCGCGAAACCCGCGTCGGCTCGCCCGAACCCGGCTATCCCGAAGTGCGCATCCGGCTGACGGACAAGCAGGTTGCCCGCGAAGTCGTCACCGACCAGTCGCTCGGCGCGGGCGAAGCCTATATGGACGGGCGGCTCATCATCGAGCGCGGCGATGTCATGGGGCTGGTGACGCTGATCGGGGCCAACAATCCGTTCGAACGGCGGCGCAAGGGCCGCGCCGGGCTGCTCAAGCGCGGCCGTAACGCGATCAACGCCCGGCTGCGCGAAAGCAACCGCCTCGCCCGCGCCCGCTCCAACATCTCGCATCACTACGATATCGGCAACGATCTATACCGCCTGATGCTCGATCCCGATCATATGCAATACAGCTGCGCCTACTGGCCGCGTAACGGGATGACACTGAACCAGGCGCAGGAGGCCAAGCTCGCGCATATCGCCGCCAAGCTCGCCATCACACCGGGCAACAAAGTGCTCGACATCGGCTGCGGCTGGGGCGGCATGGCGATCTACCTCGCCCGCCATCTCGACTGCAGCGTCACGGGAATCACTCTCAGCACCGAACAGCTCGCTCTCGCCCGCGAACGGGCGGAGGAGGCCGGCGTCGCCGGGCGCGTGCGGTTCGAACTGATCGACTATCGCAAGCTGGCCAGATCGGGCGAGCGGTTCGACCGGATCGTTTCGGTCGGCATGTTCGAACATGTCGGCCGCCCGCAGTTCGACACCTTCTTCGAAGCGGTGTCCGACCTGCTGGCCGACGATGGCGTGATGCTGCTGCACACGATCGGCCGGATGGGCCAGCCGAGCCGGACGGACAAGTTCACCGACCGTTACATCTTCCCCGGCGGCTATATCCCGGCGCTCAGCGAAATCATCGGGTCGAGCGAGAAGTTCCGCCTGATTCCGGCCGATATCGAAACTCTGCGGCTGCACTACGCCAAGACGCTGCGCACCTGGTACGACAATTGCCACGCCAACCGCGCGGCCATCGAAAAGATGTATGACGAGCGGTTCTTCCGGATGTGGACATTCTATCTTTCCGGCTCCACCGCGGCGTTCGAAACCGGCGGCATGTGCAACTATCAGGTGCAGTACATCCGCAATCGCCACGCCCTGCCGATCACGCGCGATTACCTCGCCGATGCGGAGAAGGCGCTGCTCGCGCCGAGTCCGGTTGCGGGAAACCCAATCCCCTGA
- a CDS encoding outer membrane beta-barrel protein — protein MKKFLAIAAAGSAIAVATPALAQDSGDAVFTGPRVEAIIGYDKTKAGSSIDDIYDRNNSMDGLLYGVGIGYDVDLGGLVVGAEAELSDSTAKTRFRHGEMENFGYGRVKAGRDIYVGARVGGKVAPSTLLYVKGGYTNAKLKADARYDDLDYGDNFKLDGWRVGAGVEQAISRNAYAKVEYRYSNYEKAKFQFGPDGPTTHRFDVDTDRHQVVAAVGMRF, from the coding sequence ATGAAGAAGTTTCTTGCAATCGCAGCCGCCGGATCGGCCATTGCTGTTGCAACCCCGGCGCTTGCGCAGGACAGCGGCGATGCCGTCTTCACCGGCCCGCGCGTGGAAGCCATTATCGGTTATGACAAGACCAAGGCCGGCAGCTCGATCGACGATATCTACGATCGCAACAACTCGATGGACGGCCTGCTTTACGGTGTCGGCATCGGCTATGACGTCGATCTCGGCGGCCTTGTCGTGGGTGCCGAAGCCGAACTGTCGGATTCGACCGCCAAGACCCGCTTCCGCCACGGTGAAATGGAAAACTTCGGCTATGGCCGCGTGAAGGCCGGCCGCGACATCTACGTCGGCGCGCGCGTCGGCGGCAAGGTGGCCCCGAGCACGCTGCTGTATGTCAAGGGCGGTTACACCAACGCCAAGCTGAAAGCCGATGCCCGGTACGACGATCTCGACTATGGCGACAACTTCAAGCTCGACGGCTGGCGCGTGGGCGCCGGTGTGGAGCAGGCAATCAGCCGCAACGCCTATGCCAAGGTCGAATATCGCTATTCGAACTACGAAAAGGCGAAGTTCCAGTTCGGTCCGGATGGCCCGACCACGCACCGCTTCGATGTCGACACCGACCGCCACCAGGTCGTTGCCGCGGTCGGCATGCGCTTCTAA
- a CDS encoding septal ring lytic transglycosylase RlpA family protein, which yields MAMHRTGRVARLLPLVGTLVLATAGLTASAQAEDHRTLGLADIQAPAPLTENAGSGPQLDTLASAPLVEAQPADPEATELGTGMASYYGDELAGRRTASGERFNPDELTAAHRTLPFGSKVRVTNPKSGKSVVVRINDRGPFTRGRLIDVSEAAARQIGLVAAGHGPVKLALLDR from the coding sequence ATGGCAATGCATCGGACAGGACGCGTCGCGCGCCTGCTGCCCCTTGTCGGAACACTCGTTCTGGCCACCGCCGGGCTGACCGCTTCAGCCCAAGCCGAAGATCACCGCACGCTCGGCCTCGCCGATATCCAGGCCCCCGCCCCTCTCACCGAAAACGCCGGCAGCGGCCCGCAGCTCGATACGCTGGCCAGCGCCCCGCTCGTCGAAGCCCAGCCGGCCGATCCCGAAGCGACCGAACTGGGCACCGGTATGGCCAGCTATTACGGGGATGAACTGGCCGGGCGCCGCACGGCGAGCGGCGAACGCTTCAATCCCGACGAACTGACCGCCGCCCACCGCACGCTGCCTTTCGGCAGCAAAGTCCGCGTGACCAACCCGAAAAGCGGCAAATCGGTGGTAGTGCGGATCAACGATCGCGGCCCTTTCACCCGTGGCCGCCTGATCGACGTATCCGAAGCCGCCGCCCGCCAGATCGGCCTCGTCGCCGCCGGGCACGGCCCGGTCAAACTGGCTCTGCTCGACCGCTGA
- a CDS encoding glycine zipper 2TM domain-containing protein, which translates to MRKFILAGVLAALAIPAAPALAFTPSAPAAEASVLSALNTSQEYRERYRNDRDRYDRHGRYDRYDRDGRYRNPRRLSRNDRVWRGRDGRYHCRRDNGTTGLVIGAAVGGLAGHEIAGRGDKTLGAVIGAVGGGLLGRSIDRGDLKCR; encoded by the coding sequence ATGCGCAAGTTTATTCTTGCAGGTGTGCTTGCCGCACTCGCCATCCCCGCCGCCCCGGCTCTCGCTTTCACGCCGTCGGCTCCGGCAGCGGAAGCCAGCGTCCTTTCGGCGCTGAACACGTCGCAGGAATACCGCGAACGCTATCGCAACGATCGCGACCGGTATGATCGCCACGGCCGCTATGACCGGTATGATCGCGACGGGCGCTATCGCAACCCGCGCCGCCTCAGCCGCAATGACCGCGTCTGGCGCGGCAGGGACGGGCGCTATCACTGCCGCCGCGACAACGGCACCACCGGCCTTGTGATCGGTGCCGCCGTGGGCGGTCTCGCGGGCCACGAAATCGCTGGCCGCGGCGACAAGACGCTGGGCGCTGTCATCGGCGCAGTCGGCGGCGGCCTGCTCGGCCGGTCGATCGACCGCGGCGATCTGAAGTGCCGGTAG
- a CDS encoding nuclear transport factor 2 family protein has translation MSGADPVADELAIRNLIARMAHTVDRGAVEDYAPLLAPDARWVMPMGDPAVGPEAIMDGVRSRRAAGSAGPGSGTRHTITTTLVEVDRDSARAWSYWIYISTGDDPRILMNGLYTDTFRRMAGRWVFAERISSLD, from the coding sequence ATGTCCGGCGCCGATCCCGTGGCCGACGAACTGGCCATCCGCAATCTGATCGCCCGTATGGCCCACACGGTCGACCGGGGCGCGGTGGAAGACTACGCCCCGTTGCTGGCGCCCGATGCCCGCTGGGTCATGCCGATGGGCGACCCCGCCGTGGGGCCCGAAGCGATCATGGACGGGGTGCGCTCACGCCGCGCCGCCGGTTCCGCCGGGCCCGGTTCCGGCACCCGGCACACGATCACCACCACGCTGGTCGAAGTGGACCGGGACAGCGCCCGCGCCTGGTCCTACTGGATCTATATCAGCACCGGCGACGATCCGCGCATCCTGATGAACGGCCTCTACACCGACACGTTCCGCCGCATGGCGGGCCGATGGGTCTTTGCCGAGCGGATTTCCTCGCTCGATTGA
- the rlmN gene encoding 23S rRNA (adenine(2503)-C(2))-methyltransferase RlmN: MSHTPLMPIPGHTDPVPVPRDVTPREDGRVDLIGLPKARIAELFAAAGLDAKQAKLRAKQVYHWLYHRGATEFEAMTDIAKTMRPWLTERFVIGRPEVIEAQHSTDGTRKWLLRTADKHDFEMVFIPDADRGTLCVSSQVGCTLNCRFCHTGTMRLVRNLTPGEIVGQVMLARDALGEWPKGRMDFNGDLGTDDGDESEYTADGRLLTNIVMMGMGEPLYNFDNVRDALKLVMDGDGLALSKRRITLSTSGVVPMMERCGEEIGVNLAVSLHAVTKDIRDEIVPINKKYGIEELLAACAAYPGASNARRITFEYVMLKDKNDSDEHARELVRLIRHYKLPAKVNLIPFNPWPGAPYECSTPERIRRFSDIVFEAGISAPVRTPRGRDIDAACGQLKTAAEKKSRAELDRLYAEKEAALG, encoded by the coding sequence ATGTCCCATACTCCTCTCATGCCGATCCCGGGCCATACGGACCCGGTGCCCGTCCCGCGCGACGTGACTCCGCGCGAAGATGGCCGCGTCGATCTGATCGGATTGCCCAAGGCGCGCATCGCCGAACTGTTCGCCGCCGCCGGGCTCGATGCCAAGCAGGCGAAACTGCGCGCCAAGCAGGTGTATCACTGGCTTTATCATCGCGGCGCCACCGAATTCGAAGCGATGACCGATATCGCCAAGACCATGCGCCCGTGGCTGACCGAACGCTTCGTGATCGGCCGCCCCGAAGTGATCGAAGCCCAGCATTCGACCGACGGCACGCGCAAATGGCTGCTGCGCACGGCGGACAAGCACGATTTCGAAATGGTCTTCATCCCCGATGCGGATCGCGGCACGCTGTGCGTTTCCAGCCAGGTCGGCTGCACGCTCAACTGCCGGTTCTGCCACACGGGAACGATGCGGCTGGTCCGTAATCTGACGCCGGGCGAAATCGTCGGCCAGGTCATGCTCGCCCGCGACGCGCTGGGTGAATGGCCCAAGGGGCGGATGGATTTCAACGGCGACCTCGGCACCGACGATGGGGATGAATCCGAATACACGGCTGACGGCCGCCTGCTGACCAACATCGTGATGATGGGCATGGGCGAACCGCTCTACAATTTCGACAATGTGCGCGATGCGCTCAAGCTGGTGATGGATGGCGATGGGCTGGCCCTGTCCAAGCGCCGGATCACTCTGTCCACCAGCGGCGTGGTGCCGATGATGGAACGCTGCGGGGAAGAGATCGGCGTCAATCTGGCCGTCAGCCTCCACGCGGTGACCAAGGATATCCGCGACGAGATCGTGCCGATCAATAAGAAGTACGGCATCGAGGAACTGCTGGCCGCCTGCGCCGCCTATCCCGGCGCGTCCAACGCCCGCCGGATTACGTTCGAATACGTGATGCTGAAGGACAAGAACGACAGCGACGAGCACGCGCGCGAACTGGTGCGGCTGATCCGCCACTACAAGCTGCCCGCCAAAGTCAATCTGATCCCGTTCAATCCCTGGCCCGGCGCGCCTTACGAATGCTCCACGCCGGAACGGATCCGGCGCTTTTCGGACATCGTTTTCGAAGCGGGCATTTCCGCCCCGGTCCGCACGCCGCGCGGGCGCGATATCGATGCCGCCTGCGGCCAGCTCAAGACCGCGGCGGAGAAGAAAAGCCGCGCCGAACTGGATCGGCTCTATGCCGAAAAGGAAGCCGCGCTGGGCTGA
- a CDS encoding SDR family oxidoreductase has product MTAPVVLVTGGAKRIGSAICRAFAAAGWHVVIHFGQSRAEAETLAASLPSAQVHQADLGDWEDGNAMVEAIALQHPDFRVLVNNASVFENDSALGLDPRTFDGAMQINAGSPARMTQAFFEHSRAAQGRRAIAVLDQKLDNPNPDFFSYTMSKHALASTIPMMAMALPRPNDAVYGLCPGAILASHDQTREEADRSHLLNLLGRRTGPEEIADATLFLASGALASGEMLFVDSGQHLLAQSRDVIYLEREGLQG; this is encoded by the coding sequence ATGACCGCGCCTGTCGTTCTCGTCACCGGCGGGGCCAAGCGGATCGGCTCCGCCATATGCCGCGCATTCGCCGCCGCCGGATGGCATGTCGTGATCCATTTCGGCCAGTCGCGTGCCGAAGCGGAAACGCTCGCCGCATCGCTGCCTTCGGCGCAGGTCCATCAGGCCGATCTGGGCGATTGGGAGGACGGCAACGCCATGGTCGAGGCCATCGCGTTGCAGCACCCGGATTTCCGCGTGCTGGTGAACAACGCCTCGGTGTTCGAGAACGATTCGGCGCTGGGTCTCGATCCGCGCACGTTCGATGGGGCCATGCAGATCAATGCCGGCAGCCCGGCCCGGATGACGCAGGCTTTCTTCGAACATTCGCGGGCCGCGCAGGGGCGCCGCGCCATCGCGGTTCTCGATCAGAAGCTCGACAATCCCAATCCCGATTTCTTCTCGTACACGATGAGCAAGCATGCGCTCGCCAGCACCATCCCGATGATGGCGATGGCCCTGCCCCGCCCCAATGATGCGGTCTACGGCCTGTGCCCCGGGGCGATTCTCGCCAGCCATGACCAGACACGTGAGGAAGCGGACCGTTCGCATCTGCTCAATCTGCTCGGCCGCCGCACCGGGCCCGAGGAAATCGCCGATGCGACGCTGTTTCTCGCTTCGGGCGCGCTGGCCAGCGGGGAGATGCTGTTCGTCGATTCGGGCCAGCATCTGCTCGCCCAGTCGCGCGATGTGATCTATCTCGAACGCGAAGGTCTGCAAGGCTGA
- a CDS encoding transglycosylase SLT domain-containing protein, with amino-acid sequence MWLGGTKSLWELGDPRSAVPLFYRYGAAARTPQTRSKGFYWAGLASDRGGDRSGAQRYFEMAANYPDQYYGMLALERLGRGIPELRRTTSATPSREERAQFYARPLTAAVREVARSAPWAVSIRFFREIADQARNENEHVLVHELAQNLGRRDLAVINGEKAAEHGFDGFHAAAFPTLTAPPGTNWTMVHAITRQESQFAQNAISHAGARGLMQLMPGTAQEQAGKLGMQYMSASLISDPSYNIRLGDGYFARMLNYYGGSYPLAVAAYNAGPGNVNKWIARNGDPRNGSRNWIEWIEQIPIFETRNYVQRVIENAVVYQRMNPDKAGYGGPKSVSWFLGRNTPG; translated from the coding sequence ATGTGGCTGGGCGGCACCAAGTCGCTGTGGGAACTGGGCGATCCCCGTTCCGCCGTGCCGCTGTTCTACCGCTATGGCGCGGCGGCGCGCACGCCGCAGACCCGTTCCAAGGGCTTCTACTGGGCCGGGCTCGCCTCCGATCGCGGGGGCGACCGTTCGGGGGCGCAACGCTATTTCGAAATGGCCGCGAACTATCCCGACCAATACTATGGCATGCTCGCGCTCGAACGGCTTGGCCGGGGCATTCCCGAATTGCGCCGCACCACTTCGGCCACCCCCTCGCGGGAAGAACGGGCCCAGTTCTATGCCCGCCCGCTGACCGCCGCCGTGCGCGAAGTGGCGCGCAGCGCGCCGTGGGCCGTCTCGATCCGCTTCTTCCGCGAAATCGCCGATCAGGCGCGCAACGAAAACGAACATGTGCTGGTGCACGAACTGGCGCAGAACCTCGGCCGCCGCGACCTCGCCGTGATCAACGGCGAAAAGGCGGCGGAACACGGGTTCGACGGGTTCCACGCCGCGGCGTTCCCCACGCTCACCGCCCCTCCCGGCACCAACTGGACGATGGTCCACGCGATCACCCGGCAGGAAAGCCAGTTCGCCCAGAACGCGATCAGCCATGCCGGCGCGCGCGGACTGATGCAGCTGATGCCCGGCACCGCGCAGGAACAGGCGGGCAAGCTGGGCATGCAATATATGAGCGCGTCGCTCATCAGCGATCCGTCGTACAATATCCGGCTGGGCGACGGCTATTTCGCGCGGATGCTCAATTACTACGGCGGCAGCTATCCGCTGGCCGTGGCCGCTTACAATGCCGGGCCGGGCAATGTGAACAAATGGATCGCCCGCAATGGCGATCCACGCAACGGCAGCCGCAACTGGATCGAATGGATCGAGCAGATTCCGATTTTCGAAACCCGCAACTATGTCCAGCGGGTGATCGAAAACGCGGTGGTCTATCAGCGGATGAACCCCGACAAGGCCGGTTACGGCGGGCCCAAATCGGTGAGTTGGTTCCTCGGCAGGAACACCCCGGGTTGA
- a CDS encoding CHRD domain-containing protein, translating to MTKAVWLLGGLVAAALTTAPALAAEVKLAATLNGAAQTGGGDTDGSGAFAGEIDPDSGDLCYTLTVKDIAAPTMAHIHKGAAGSDGSVVVTLNITGNDGDECSALQRDLAKAIVAAPGDYYVNVHNAEFPKGAIRGQLAVAAP from the coding sequence ATGACAAAGGCGGTATGGCTGCTCGGCGGCCTGGTGGCGGCGGCGCTGACCACGGCCCCGGCGCTGGCGGCGGAAGTGAAGCTGGCGGCCACTCTTAACGGCGCAGCGCAGACCGGCGGCGGCGATACGGATGGCTCGGGCGCGTTCGCGGGCGAGATCGATCCGGACAGCGGCGATCTGTGCTACACGCTCACCGTCAAGGATATCGCCGCGCCGACCATGGCCCATATCCACAAGGGCGCGGCGGGCAGCGACGGCAGCGTGGTGGTCACGCTCAACATCACGGGCAACGATGGCGACGAATGCAGCGCCCTCCAGCGCGACTTGGCCAAAGCCATCGTGGCGGCTCCGGGGGATTACTACGTCAATGTCCACAACGCCGAATTCCCCAAGGGCGCCATTCGCGGCCAACTGGCCGTGGCGGCGCCGTAA
- a CDS encoding DUF4169 family protein translates to MAEIINLRMARKAKKRADKEREADASRARNRLSRIERQYREQEEKRAARELDGKLRVTPEEGET, encoded by the coding sequence ATGGCCGAGATCATCAATCTGCGCATGGCCCGCAAAGCGAAGAAGCGCGCGGACAAGGAACGCGAAGCCGACGCCAGCCGGGCCCGCAACCGGCTGAGCCGGATCGAACGGCAGTACCGCGAACAGGAAGAAAAACGGGCGGCGCGCGAACTGGACGGCAAATTGCGCGTCACCCCGGAAGAGGGCGAAACCTGA